The DNA region CCCCGCGAGGACGTAGAAGGGGATCACCGACTGGTCGAGCGCCCGTGCGAGCGCGCCGCCGAGCGCGATGGCGGCGAACATCACACCGAGTTCGAGCAGGAGCGTCTTCGCCATTCAGGCCCCAGATTCGTCGTCGGTACCTCCGGCGGCGAGGTCGTCGAGACGGCGACAGGCCGTCTGCGACCCGAGCACGACGAGGGTGTCGTCCGGCTCGATCCGGGTTTCGGGGCCCGGGTTCGTGATGGTCTCCTCGCCGCGCTGGACGGCGATCACGGAGACCCCGAGCTCCTGTCGGAGGCGCGTCTCCGCGAGGGTGCCGCCGACGAGCGACGACTCCGGTTGGACCCGAGCCCACTCGATGAGGGTGTCGTCCGAGAGCACCGTGTCGATCGTCTCGGTGCGGATCGGCTGGAAGTACGCCCCTTCGAGGATGGTTCCCACTTGGCGGGCCAGCCGGTCCGAGACCTCGAACAGTTTCTCGGCGTCCGCGTCGGGGTCCGCCCGAACGAACAG from Halococcus salsus includes:
- a CDS encoding cation:proton antiporter regulatory subunit, translating into MTVYEADLPGVGKKFEVELDDERRLVIVIHNTGRRELFVRADPDADAEKLFEVSDRLARQVGTILEGAYFQPIRTETIDTVLSDDTLIEWARVQPESSLVGGTLAETRLRQELGVSVIAVQRGEETITNPGPETRIEPDDTLVVLGSQTACRRLDDLAAGGTDDESGA